The genomic region CGCTCGGTGCCGGCGGAGGGGCTCGGCCGCCCCCGCTGCTTCTCCAGGCTGCGGCGCTGCAGCACCAGGGCCGCCTCGGGGGGGAGGCTGAGCGAGAAGCGCAGAGCGGCCTCTCCAGCCCCCGCCTccggccccgccgccgccgcgcacAGGCTCTCGCAGGAGCGGCCGCGGGGCtgtggcggggccggggccggccgcCGCGGCTGCTGCCTCTGCAGGGAGGCgcagggccaggagctggggaagggaccGGCTCGCTCCGGGGGCGCCCCGCGCGGCTTCCTCGGCGGCTTCTCCTCggcgggcggcggcggcgctgccttccTGGGGGCTGCCGGCTTCCTGGGCTGCGCTCGGGAGGCGGCGGGGGTggcggccggggcggggggaggcaggatGGGCGGCAGGGACATGGTGGTACCTGGTGACCCCCTCTGCTCCTCACAGCGGCTCAGGGCAGATCGCACCCCGGGCAGGGCCGAGCATCCCCCGCGGACGGATCGGTCCCGACTGCAGCTCCATAGGAGAGCGCGAGCGTGCTGGGACCGCCAGGCTCCGTCGCTGGCTCCCGATGAATGAGCCAGACACGCAGCGGCGAGGCTGAGCAGGAGGCGGGGCCGAGTGGGCGGGGGAAAGCACTCACCGGCGAAGGCTTCCCCCCCCGCACTTTGAGCAGTGAAGGAAAGAAGGgacgtgattttttttttttaagtattaaaATAAGAGGCAAGAGTGGCTGTGAGGAAGAAGAGACAGAGACGTCAAAACACAACCCCCCAAACGTTCGCAAGAGCTGTAAGCACAGTTTGAGCAAGACTAGGGAATTTACATCTGTAAACTATTAGGGGACAGAATTTCAGAATGTATTATAAAAGCGAGCGCTATGGCAATACTAATGCTCTCCTACTGCAGCCCTTGCAGGGGGtcactgcttttaacatttttaaaaaatcatttaaaatgtatttctattGCAATAATTAGTTCCTAATAAACGATTAAAAAGGAATAGAGTAGATTGTTTAAATTTAGAAAATGTAAATGCTTCCTTTATCTATTCAGATAGTCACTTTCCCTTTTTGCTGTCCTCCACATGCTCTCCTCACTCTTGCAACTGCTATTTATAAATTTACCAGTTCATCTCTACTGAAATGTTGTGAACTAGGCAATAGCTACCACTTCCTTTTTACATTCATAAGTACATTTAAAGAGACCTACGAGGGACATAAGGTGGCACAGTGAAAGTTTCATTATATTTTCAGCCCCTCATCCTTCATTCACACTCTCCTTGCCCTAGCCACAAGCCTCTTTTAAACTCCCCCCTCTTTCCTAATCTCTTATCTTTGTCATCTGAGTATGGCAGAAGAAGGGACCTACTGTTCTTCAGGATAGTCACTGTTAAGAGCTGCTGCAAAGCTGTGACATCAAAAAGGCTCACACCGGCAATCAAAATGAGGTTTtgggacatacacacacacctctctcactGTTTTCATAACAAAGTATTACTCATTTTTTAGTTAATATTTGAATTAGTGTGAGAAAGCTAAGGTCCAACCAACTGAATGGATGGGTAAGAAGAGAAACTAATATATCCTTCCCTTATACTGACTGACTATGGGATGAGTTTAAAAAGTTACATAGAACAGCTTGCAAACATGAGTGATGGGGAGGATAGTGAAGTTGTCAACAGTGATAAGAGAAAAGAGATAGCCTAGGAGGAAAAAATGAGAAGTTAGGTTAGTGAGAGGATTTGGTAGAACAGCTAGGAGAAGATATCAGTAAGACAGGCTGAGATGTAAGACTGGTTGGGATGGAGAACTACATTAGTCTGCAGCAGAGAGCAATGGTTACATAACATTCACCAAGAGCATGGATGAGATCACCCGGAGCATAGAAAGAAAAGTAGTCAGAGCAACAGTGGAAGATAATCAAAGTTATTCTTTCAAGTAGGCCAACAAAGTAGCTATATCATATTGTTATAATAAGACAGTCCACAACAGCTAGTGATTGAATGTGGGCAACCACACCAGAGAAATATTTTGCAGGACTGTTTGCAAAGGGCAATCatatcttgcatccgacgaagtgggtattcacccacgaaagctcatactgcaaaacgtctgttagtctataaggtgccacaggattctttgctgttttacagatccagactaacatggctacccctctgatacttgacatatggCTTAAAGACAATGTTTCAGAACATGGTATTCTAATTGAAGAAAATGTGGAAACAAGGACAATTGTTAAAGCCAAATCAGATAAGATGTTAAAAGCAGGAAAGTAAGGATGACCCAGTTGTTAGGATACTAGCCTAGGATTTGGGAGGCCTGGGATTCCCTGCTTCATCACAGATTTCCTGTGGGACTATGGACAAGTCATTTGCTCAACATGTGCCTCTGTACCCCATACAATGAGGACAGtagtacttccctatctcacaggagaGCTGGGAGGATAAATACAATGGGGCCATGTAACTACTAAAATAAGGGATTAAATGTATGTTGATTTAATCAGCTGGAGATTAATTATTACCATTCACAAGTGATTGGAGCAAAAACTGTAGCAGCTGGTTCTTAGAGAGGCCTTATTACAACAGTCattgaatttttttaatatttagtgtaCCTGAAATTTATGGACATGTTTTAACTGTAGCACTGCAAGTTTCTTACTGTGTGGAGCTGAGTCCAATTGTATATGCAAACAACTTGTCCAGTTATTGCATAGTGTCTGGAAATAAGGAAAGTAGCTGACACAGTGAGACCATGATAAGCAGTTATCCTACAGCTGCAGTTCCTGCCTACATCAGTGGTTTTGATTTTAATTTCAGTTCATTAATGATAAAGTTTTCAGTTACATTTTCTGACTTTATGAAAATATTTGGAAACAAATTGTTTTGAGGAGGAAATGCTTGCCCTTCGCTTATAGAAAGGATGAATGCTCCTGTAACTGACAAAACATTTCTTGTAATAGAATGTGCATGGAATGTAACTTGAGTTCTCCAGAAGTGAACTTTCTAGATAGTAATCTAATTAATAAAATATTCCAGACTAAGCAGTAATACTGATTAATGAAGACAATTAAAATATGTAATGAGACAAGGTGAGTGGATCAGCAGCATCTGATTTCAAACTGTGTAGTAATGACAACTGAAGTGTTTAATTGGAACTAGCATCTGTGACTAACACCTGTAGAATAGTTTTAGCCCAAAACTAGTTTCTTTTAACTTGTCAGTCAAATGCGAGGTCTTGTCTACCTTTTCCATATTTTCTCATGGACCAAGCATGCTTTCTGCATAGATAGAATTATAAAATGGGCACTTAAAGTATCACTGAGAATTGAAGAGGCTAATGAAGACAAATACATATATCTGACATTTTTGGCCAAGTGTTCATGACCTCATTAATTCCATAACAGGATAACTTTTTGGGGCAACCTGATTTGCCAGCAATTTGGAAGAGAAAAGGTGATCAATGCTCCCCATCACCTGCCTTACCCCTTTTTGTTGCTCAAATTCCAAGCACAAGAATCCCAGGTTTAACACCAAGGCCTTCTCAGAGCCTGATTTACTCCCGATGCCTATCATGGCCTACAGCCAGAACAGTCTACTGCCTGAGAAAGCCTTGGCTTTGTAGGATGGCTCAGGCTCACCCACAAGTCTACTTCTTCCCTTGAGAAACGCATGTTGATGTCAGTCACAGGGAAAAGGAAGGTGTCTCCAAAAATCATGCAACTTCTATTGTTTTGGGAGAATAAAACCAATGTCTATCCCACTGGAAGAGTTGACATCCCTGCTGCCAGAAACAACTGCTCAAAGTTGCGATCCTATGAAGCATATAAACAAAATCCCAGTGCTCATTTGTCCTTTAATTTCCATTTCAACTGACAGGAGTCCACAAGGTGTTCCATGAAATTCTTCCATGTCCGTTAATATCTGTACAATTGCTGCAGTCCAGGTGACCCGTGGAAGTCACCAGCTGGAACTGCAATCAACAACATTTATGAATACCCTCCACCACTAACAAAGATGggaaggccagagcagtgaaaggCCCTCTTGTGCCTTGTTTGCTAATGTCAACTGCCCTGTGTCCCAGCTAATCAACCCAACAACCTGTTGAAGGGACCAGAACTACCTAATGAGAGCCTCTCTCAGAGATTCTGCCCCATTGGCTAACTGCTGCAACAGGACAACCCAGAAGGTATGCACCCCCTGCAATACCACACTGACTGGTAAAGCCAACATGCCTTAAACTGCTGATCAAACCATACCCATATTGCAGGATCTCTTCACCACATTTGATAAATTTCAGTGGAATGTGGCTGTTGTCTTACATACAGGGGTTTAGCATTAATCAATACAATGGCTTCCTTGTCCTTCTGCCTGAAGGCGGAGGACTGCCTCCAGAGTCCTCACTTCTgaatcctcttccccagccctgttctaTTTAACACCTATATGAAGCTGAGACAACAGGGATGCATATGCTAGTAAAATGTAGCCACCATGATGTTTCCTTCACAGAAAATGCAAACACTATCTCCCAGCCATCCCACTGTCTCGGAGTCAACATTCACATGAAGACTAGCTTGTTAAAGCTAAACCTGGAAGAGATGGAGGTACTGCTGGTAGAGAGAGGGAAATAAAGAACTTTCTACCATCATAACATCAGCCATGTAAGAGGTAGGTTGTCTGTAGCTTCAGGATCCTTATAGGACTTATCTTTGCTCTTCAATGCCTAAATAACTACAATTGGAAAAATATTTCAACCAAGGCTTGTCCCCAAAACACTGCTTTCACAGAAGCTAAGCAAAGTAtattcatagaactggaaaggacctcgagaggtcatctagtccagtcccctgcacccaaGGCAtgactagaccatccctgacatgtgtttgtccaacctgctcttaaaaatccccagtgatggagattccacacacccccttctcccaggcaatttattccagtgcttaaccactgacagttaggaagtttttcctaatgtccaacccaaacctcccttgaagcaatgggcttaaattgcagcttgAACTACCCTCAGAGAttaataagaacaatttttctccctcctccttgtaacagtcttttatgtacttgaaaactgttatgtcccctctcagtcttctcttctccaaactaaacaaacccaattttttccaatcttccctcataggttatgttttctagacctttaatcatttttgtcattcttctctggactctctccaatttgtccacatcttttctgaaatgtggcacccagaactggacacaatactccagattaGGCCTAATTGGCGCGGAATAGAGCAGcggaattacttctcatgtcttgcttacaatattcctgctaatacatcccagaatgatgtttgctttttttgcaacagtgttacactgttgactcatgtttagcttgtgatccccTATGACGCCCAGATCCCCTTtcgcagtactcctttctaggcagtcatttcccattttgtatgtgtgcaactgatccttcctaagtggagtacttcgtatttgtccttattgagtgTCCTATTGGAATATTCCATCTAGTTATATATTCACTTCATGTACATTATACCACCaggagcatttttttaaaaaagtataaaaatTAAAGATGTTTTAAAGTGACTTGTGTATTCTGAGACTGTTTGAGTTACGTACATGTACCAACACAATTATTTTTAGTCTGACAGATAGGAAAGGGGGTAGCAAGAAAGATTTGAGGTAATAACTGGAAGTGTGTTGACTAATTTCAAAGTGAAATATATATTGCAAGCATGTTTTAATTTTCCTCCCTATGTGGCTCAAGTCTAAAAATTACATAGTCTAGATACTTACAATAATTCATTTATTTTGTAATCATTGATTTATATATTATCCATAAGACATTttaatcaaatatattttaagtttcaaagtgaaaaaaatgGTGCTTAAAATGTAAGCATAACAAAACTGAGCAAGCTTTTACCAGATCTCTCATGTTCACACCAAACTTTCTCCATACTGCCCAcgtacaaacatttcaaagcagCCCTACCAGCTATAATTAACTAAAAATATTTCTCTATAACAATGACAAAATCCTGATCTTTGGGGAATGCATAGAGTGAACAAATAGTAATAGCACATAAGAAATATGTAAAAGTTTCATATAAAAAGTTGTCTCATATTACCCAGAATCCTGAATTGTCATTAAACTGTGTTAACAGAAACAGAGTCAAACAGTTTTAATATTACATTGCATAAAGTGTTAAACCTATTCTAGTTTCCAGACGGTTCAGACACTGCTTACCTGGCTCATATTTAAACTTGGTTCTGCTAAAATGATTTAATCACCAGCGTGCAAAAGGCAAGGAAAATACAAAAACTGTCACGAGGTGTTGTTTCAGGAGTGGAAGTTCATAATTTTTCTGAGCAAAACTTCACAAAAAATATCAAGttgtcttttttaaaagatgttgaatagtttgttttgtttagtcTAACTCAGGCAGGACGTGAAGCATTTAATCACAGCatcccttaaaaaaacaaaacacatttttaacattttttttttttaaatacacacagGCCACATTCAGGTCACTAATATTTTTCAGACTACACAATATTTTGTGTTACATTTCCCAAAATTAGTTATAAAACATACAAATTGAATGATGCACTATTTTGGatgacaaaatgaaaattttaattaCTTGTCAGATGCAGAATTCTGATAACTTATTAAACTCTGTGGAGAGACTGAAAGATCTGAAGGGGCATTGCTTCCCTACTGAGCATTTTGTAAATTAGTTTGTATACTGCTCCGTTTGGATGAGGCTGAATTTGTTCAgcctcatttatttttattttcccaaaACTTAATTATTTGCTATTCAGCAGAATTTTTGTACTTGGCTGTTAGCCACTTTGAAAATTCAGGGACTCCCCATATTCTTGAGTTTAAGTGAAATAAGTTATTTCCGTATGCCCCAACACAGCTG from Mauremys mutica isolate MM-2020 ecotype Southern chromosome 3, ASM2049712v1, whole genome shotgun sequence harbors:
- the PRR18 gene encoding proline-rich protein 18, which encodes MSLPPILPPPAPAATPAASRAQPRKPAAPRKAAPPPPAEEKPPRKPRGAPPERAGPFPSSWPCASLQRQQPRRPAPAPPQPRGRSCESLCAAAAGPEAGAGEAALRFSLSLPPEAALVLQRRSLEKQRGRPSPSAGTERLLPGSRSKAAPAAGGSARRGARAGPGSSPGDLRALLKISLLNERHRYDDVEYEEEAAPGAVADEGLVRKCTEWLRGVESAAGRDRADKLETLPHLGAL